The genomic DNA GTTGCCGTCGGCCTCGGTCAGGGCCTTCTTGCATTCCATCATCGGCGCGTCGGTCTTTGCGCGCAGTTCGCCGACCATGCTTGCGGTGATTGCAGCCATTGTTCTATCTCCGTGTCCAAAAAATCAGATTAAAAAAAAGGGGCACCAAGCCCCTTCTTCAGGCGCGTGAGAGCACTCGATCAGGCCGAGGCGCCCTCTTCGACTTCGACGAATTCATCGCTGCCTTCGGCAATGGCCTTGACCACGTCGCCGGTGGCGCTGTTGCGGCCTTCGATGATCGCGTCGGCGATGCCGCGGGCGTAGAGCGTGACGGCCTTCGACGAGTCGTCGTTGCCCGGGATCACGTAGTCGATGCCTTCGGGCGAGTGGTTGGAGTCGACCACGCCGATCAGCGGAATGCCCAGCTTCTTGGCCTCGGCCACGGCGATCTTGTGGAAGCCCACGTCGATCACGAAGATGGCGTCAGGCAGCGCGGTCATGTCCTGGATGCCGCCGATGTCCTTCTCGAGCTTCTCGATTTCACGGGTGAAGGTGAGCTGCTCTTTCTTGCTCAGGCTTTCGAGGCCGGCTTCCTGCTGGGCCTTCATGTCCTTCAGGCGCTTGATCGAGGTCTTGACCGTCTTGAAGTTGGTCAGCATGCCGCCGAGCCAGCGGGTGTCGACGAAAGGCACGCCGGCGCGGCGGGCTTCGGCAGCCACGATTTCACGGGCCTGGCGCTTGGTGCCGACCATCAGGATCGTGCCGCGGTTGGCGGTGAGCTGCTTGGCGTACTTCATCGCGTCCTGGAACATCGGGAGCGACTTTTCCAGGTTGATGATGTGAATCTTGTTGCGATGGCCGAAGATGTACGGGGCCATCTTGGGGTTCCAGAAGCGGGTTTGGTGACCGAAGTGGACACCGGCTTCCAGCATTTCGCGCATGGTGGTAGACATTGAAAATTACTCCAAAGGTTGGGTCTAAAATCCAGCCCGTTTTGTGCCTCCTTCGAATGGAGTCACAACACCTTGAATGGGCCGGTTTGCGAATGTGTTTGGCTGGGTGCGACGAAAGCCGTCACATGTTCAGCGAAACCCAAAGAGTATAGCACGGCCCTCTTTCGCCCCTTCTCCTTGTCCACCCCGGAACCGAGCCGTCCGCGCCCTCCCAGCCCACCCATGAACGACCTCCACGCCACCCGTCTGAACCTTCTGGCAGGTGGCACCGATGCATGCACCGAATTGGAGCGCGCCATCGGCATTGCCCAGTCCCCGGCCTGCAGCCACGTGTTCACCCGCACGCTGTTCGACGAAGCCCGCCGGCAGGCCGCCGGCTCGGCGCCGCAGAGCCGGCTCGCCGGCCTTGCCTTCACCGCCAAGGACCTGTTCGACATCGAGGGGCAGCCGACTCCGGCGGGCTCCGTGGTGCTTTCGCATGCGCCGGCCGCCAAGGCCGATGCCGTCGCGGTGGCGCGGCTGCGCGCCGCGGGTGGCGTGCTGACGGGCCGCACCAACATGACGGAATTCGCCTTTTCCGGCGTGGGAGTCAACCCGCATCACGGTACGCCGGCCAACGCGAGCGATGCGGCCACGCCGCGCATCCCGGGCGGTTCGTCCTCCGGCGCCGCCGTCTCGGTCGCCAGCGGAGCGGCCTTCATCGGCCTGGGCTCCGACACGGGCGGCTCGATCCGCATTCCCGCGGCGCTGAACGGCATCGTGGGCTTCAAGAGCACCGCCCGGCTGGTGCCGACCCAGGGCGCCCTGCCGCTGTCGACCACGCTCGACACCGTCTGCGCGATGACGCGCTCGGTGCGCGACGCCGTCGCCGTGCACGAGATCCTTGCGGCGCGCCGTGTGACGGCCGGTGCGGCCTCGCTGGGAGCGTACCGGCTTGCCGTCGTGAAGAACGTTTTCTTCGACGGCATCGAGCCCGCTGTGGCCCGAGCCTTCGAAGATGCGCTGCGAACACTGCGCGATGGTGGTGCCCGGATCGAGGAGATCGAGCTGCCGGAACTCGCGGAACTGCAGGCGATCAACGCCACCGGCGGTTTTTCGGCGGCTGAATCCTATGCCTGGCACCGGCTGCTGCTCGAGCGCAGCGGTGCCGGCTACGACCCTCGCGTGGCCCAGCGCATCCTGCGGGGCGCCTCCATGAAGGCGCACGAATACATCGATCTCGTGCACGCCCGGCGCGACTGGATCACCCGCGTCGAGGCGGCGCTGACGCCCTTCGACGCGGTGCTCTCGCCCACCGTGCCGATCACCGCGCCCGCCATTGCGGGCGTCGCCCCGGGCGCCGAGCGCGATGACGAATTCTTCCGCATCAATGCGCTGCTGCTGCGCAACCCGTCGATCGTCAATATGCTCGACGGCTGCGCCATCTCGCTGCCCTGCCACGCCGCCGGCGAGTTGCCGGTGGGCCTGATGCTGTGGCATGCCTCGCTGCACGACGACGCCGTCCTGGCGGTCGCGCTGCAAGCAGAAAAAGCGCTGCAAAAACAATAGCCTCGCGCACCGATCGACGGGCGCCGGCCATCTCTTCTTACTCAAAAATTCAATGAAAATCGCGATCGTGGGCGCCGGCATCATCGGCGTCACAACCGCCTGGGAACTGGTTTCGGACGGCCATGAAGTTTCCGTGTTCGAGCGCCGTGGCGCCGCCGCCGAGGAATCCAGTTTTGCGAATGCGGGAGTGGTCGCGCCGGGCTACGTCACGCCCTGGGCCGCGCCGGGCATGCGCGCCAAGGTGCTGCGCTCGCTGCTGTCGCCGCACGGCGCCATCAAGCTGCGCTGGCCGCTGAGCCCGCGCGACCTCAGCTGGATGTCGCGCTGGCAGAAGGCCTGCAAGCTCGAAACCTACCTGGCCAACCGCGCCCGCATGCAGCGCCTGGCGTTCTACAGCCGCACCCGGCTGCACGAAGTGACCGAAGCCCGCGAACTGAGCTACGAACGCAGCGACGGCTACCTCGTGCTGCTGCGCTCCAAGCGCGAGAAAAAACTGGTCCAGCCAGGCCTCGAGGTGCTGCGCGCAGCGGGCAGCGTCTTCAGGGAGGTGGACGCCGACGAGGCCCGCCGCATCGAGCCCGCGCTCAGCACCGAGACGGCGCTCGCGGGTGCGATCCACCTGCCCGAGGACGAAGTGGCCAACTGCCGCCAGTTCGCACTGCTTCTCAAGTGGGAAGCCGAGGCGCTCGGCGCCCAGTTCCATTTCAACTGCGACATTGCGCCGCTGAGCCGCGCGGCCCCAACCTCCGTCTCGCTCGCCAGCGGCTCGCCGCCGCTGCGCTTCGATGCGGTGGTGGTGTGCGCCGGTCTTGCCTCGGCCACGCTGCTGCGGCCGCTCGGGTTGCGGATTCCGCTGGCGCCGGTGTACGGCCATTCGATCAGCGCGCCGATTCGCGAATCGCTCAACGCGCCGCGCAGCGCCGTGATGGACGAACGCTACAAGGTTGCGATCTCGCGCCTGGGCCAGCGCGTGCGCGTGGCCGGCGGCGCCGAGATCGGCGGCTCCCTGAGTTCGATGAATGCCTCGGCCGTGCAAACGCTCTACAAGGTGCTGCACGACTGGTTTCCGGGCGCCGCAACGCTGCAGTCGGGCGTGCAGCAATGGAAGGGCGCGCGCCCGATGCTGCCCGATGGCCCGCCGGTGCTCGGTGCCAGCGGCGTACCGGGCGTCTGGCTCAATCTGGGCCACGGTTCGAGCGGATGGGCGCTGTCGTGCGGCAGCGCACGCGTGGTGGCCGACCTGATCGGCGGCCGCGACGCTGGCGTCGACCTCGAAGGCCTGGGCATCGAGCGGCTCGCCCAGTAGGCTGGGCCGCAGCTGCGCAGGCGCGGCTTCAGGCGGGCAGAATCGGCCCATGCAACGCATCACGCCCGCCACCGCCTGTGACCTGTTCGACATTGCGGCAACGCGTCGCATCGAACAGAAAGCGGCGGCCGCCCTGCCCCCTCACACGCTGATGCAGCGCGCGGGCCTGGCCGTGGCGCGGCTCGCGATGGCACTGGCGCCGCATGCGCGGACGATCTGGGTCGCCTGCGGGCCGGGCAACAACGGCGGCGACGGCTTCGAAGCTGCTGCGCAGCTGCAGCACCGCGGCTTCCTGCCCATCGCGACCTTCGCGGGCGATGAAGACCGGCTGCCGCCGGATGCCAGGGCGTCGCTGCAACGGGCCCGCGATGCCGGCGTGATCTTCGCGCCGGAGCCGCCTGCGAGCTGCGATCTGGCGATCGACGCGCTGCTCGGCATCGGATCGAGCCGGCCTCCCGAAAAGCTCATGGCCGATTGGCTGCGTCGGATGCATGAGATGGCCGCGCCGGTGCTCAGCGTCGATGTGCCCTCTGGGCTGAATGCCGACACCGGCGCTTCAAGCGCCGAGCCCCGTGCGGCTGACGCTTCGCGCCGCTTCTGCCTGAGCTTCCTGACCCTCAAGCCCGGCCTGGTCACAGCGCAGGGCCGCGATGCCGCGGGCACGGTCTGGTTCGACGACCTGGGCTGCAGCAGCGCCGGCGAGGAGCCGGTCGCGCGCCTGGCGGGCGCACCGGCGGATACCCCACGCAGCCACGCCTCGCACAAGGGCAGCTATGGCGATGTCGCGGTGATCGGCGGTGCATCCGGCATGGCGGGCGCCGCGCTGCTGGCCGGCTCCGCCGCGCTGCATGCGGGTGCGGGCCGCGTGTTCGTCGGACTGCTCGACGCGAGCGCGGCCCCGGTCGACCTGGCGCAGCCCGAACTGATGCTGCGAGACGCCAAGTCGCTCGATCTCTCGGGCATGACAGCGGTCTGCGGATGCGGCGGCGGCGCGGACATCCGCGCGGTGCTGCCGCGCGTGCTGGCGACGGCGGCCGCGCTGGTGCTCGACGCCGATGCACTGAATGCCATCGCGGTCGATGGCGCGCTGCAGGCCCAGCTGGCATCGCGCGCCCGGCGCGGCAGGCCGACGGTGATCACCCCGCATCCGCTCGAAGCCGCGCGCCTGCTGAACTGCACGGCCGCCGACATCCAGGCCGACAGGCTCGCAGCCGCCCGCCAGCTCGCGTCGCGCTACGGCGTGGTCGCCGTGCTCAAGGGATCGGGAACAGTGATTGCCGAGGGCGGCGGCACGCCGCCGGTGCTCAATCCGACTGGCAACGCGAAGCTGGCAACCGCCGGCACCGGCGACGTGCTCGCGGGAATGATCGGCGCCGCACTGGCGGCGCGGCGGCCACCATTCGAGGCGGCCTGCGAAGCCGTCTGGCACCACGGCCGCATCGCCGACACCTGGCCGGCCGGCGCGCCCCCGCTGACGGCCGGCGCGCTGGCGCGCCAGGCGCCCTGCTGACGAGTTCTAGCCGCGACCGACGAAGGGCATCTTCGTCGCCATGACCGTATGGAACAGCACGTTGGCCTCCAGCGGCAGGTTCGCCATGTAGAGCACCGACTGGCCCACGATCTTCACGTCCATCAGCGGCTCGATCGCGAGTTCGCCGTTGGCCTGCGGCACGCCCTTGGCCATGCGCGCAGCCAGTTCCGTCATGGCGTTGCCCACGTCGATCTGGCCGACCGCGATGTCGTACTTGCGCCCGTCGAGCGAAGCGGTCTTGGTGAGGCCCTCGACCGCGTGCTTGGTCGCGGTGTACGCCGCGGAATTGGGCCGCGGCGCGGTGGCCGAGATGGAGCCGTTGTTGATGATGCGGCCGCCGCGCGGCGTCTGCGCCTTCATCGTGCGGAACGCCTGCTGGATGCAGAAGAACATGCCGCTCAGGTTGATGTCGACCACGCCGCGCCACTGCTCGGGCGTCCAGTCCTCGAACGGACCCGGCGGATTGCCCACGCCGGCGTTGTTGAACAGCAGGTCGACGCGGCCGAAGCGCTCCACCGTGGCGGCGAACAGCGCCTGCACCGATTCCGCATTGGCCACGTCGGTGGGCACCGCGAAGGCGCGCGCACCGGCGCCGGACTCTTCGGCGACCTGTTCCAGCGGCTCGAGGCGGCGCCCCGCCAGGGCCACGCTCCAGCCGTCGGCCAGCAATGCCAGCGCCGCGGCGCGGCCTATGCCCGTGCCGGCGCCCGTGACGATTGCGATGCGGCCCTTGTTGTTTTCCACGCTCATGCTCGGTGTCTCCTTCTCGGTTTGTCTGTATGGATGGGATGCAATGCGGCGCCGTGCGTCATGCGCGGCGGGGTTTGCGGCCCTTCATCTTGTTGGCGGCCTTCTTGACGGCCGACTTGAAAGCCTGCATCGCCGACTGCGGGCCCGCAGCGGCAACGGCGGCGCTGCGCTCGACGCGCTGCTCTGGAACGGCTTCGGCCTTGTGGCGCGAACTGCGCTTGGCCGATGCCTTGACCGGCACGCCGGCCGGGGCCGCGCCCTTGTCCTTCATGGCGCGCGTGGTGAGGTCTTCGCCCTCGCGCACCAGGCGGAAATCGATCTTGCGCCCGTCCAGGTCGACGCGGCTCACCTGCACCCGCACGCGGGTGCCGATGGCGTAGCGGATGCCGGTGCGCTCGCCGCGCAGTTCCTGGCGCATCTCGTCGAACTTGAAGTATTCGCCGCCGAGTTCGGTGATGTGCACCAGCCCCTCGACGTACATTGCATCGAGCGTCACGAAGATGCCGAAGGTCGTGGCCGCCGTGACCACGCCGCCATACTCCTCGCCCAGGTGCTCGCGCATGTACTTGCACTTGAGCCAGGCTTCGACGTCGCGGCTGGCTTCGTCGGCGCGGCGCTCGTTGGCGCTGCAATGCAGGCCGGCCGCTTCCCAGGCCAGCACTTCCTTGGTCGGCGCGACCGTGGCTTTCTGCGGCTTGGTGGTCGGCGCCTTGACGCGCGAAGCCAGCCGCTTGGCGAGCTTGGCATGCGCCTCGCCCGGCGTCGGAAGCATCGGCAGCTGGTAGCGCGTCTTGCCAAGAATGGCCTTGATCACGCGGTGCACCAGCAGGTCGGGGTAGCGCCGGATCGGGCTCGTGAAATGCGTGTAGGCCTCGTACGCCAGGCCGAAATGGCCACTGTTGATGGGCGTATAGATCGCCTGCTGCATCGATCGCAGCAGCATGGTGTGGATCTGCTGCGCGTCGGGGCGCTCCTTGGTGGCTTCGGCGATCGCCTGGAACTCGCCGGGCCGCGGATCGTCAGTGATGCTCAAGCCCACGCCCATGGCCTTCAGGTAGCCGCGCAGGATTTCCTTCTTCTCGGGCGTCGGGCCTTCGTGCACACGGAACAGGCCCGGGTGCTTGCCCTCGGCGATGAAGTCGGCGCTGCACACGTTGGCCGCGAGCATGGCCTCTTCGATGAGGCGGTGCGCCTCGTTGCGCGTGCGGGGCACGATCTTCTCGATGCGGCCCGCGTCGTCGCAGATGATCTGCGTCTCGGTGGTTTCGAAGTCGACCGCGCCGCGCTTGCCGCGCTGCTTGAGCAGCGCCTTGTACACGTCGGCCAGGTTCAGCAGGTCCTTGACGCGGTCCTTGCGCTTGGCAGCTTCAGGGCCCCGCGTGTTGCCAAGGATGGCCGCGACTTCGGTGTAGGTGAAGCGGGCATGGCTGAACATCACCGCGGGGTAGAACTGGTAGGCATAGATCTCGCCGTCGGCGGCCACGAGCATGTCGCACACCATGCACAGGCGTTCGACCTCGGGGTTCAGCGAGCACAGGCCGTTCGACAGCTTCTCCGGCAGCATCGGGATCACGCGGCGCGGAAAGTAGACACTGGTGGCGCGGTCGTAGGCATCGATGTCGATGGCCGAGCCGGTCTGCACATAGGCGCTGACGTCGGCAATGGCCACCAGCAGGCGCCAGCCCTTGCCGCGGCCGACCTTGGCCGGCTCGCAGTACACGGCGTCGTCGAAGTCGCGCGCGTCCTCGCCGTCGATGGTGACCAGCGGCACGTCGGTCAGGTCGATCCGACCTTTCTTGTCGGCAGGGCGAACCTTCTCAGGCAGCGCCTTGGCTTCGGCCAGGCAGGCCTCGGAAAATTCGTGCGGCACGCCGTACTTGCGCACCGCGATCTCGATCTCCATGCCGGGATCGTCGATCTCGCCCAATACTTCCTTCACGCGCCCGACCGGCTGGCCGAACAGCGCCGGCGGCTCGGTGAGTTGCACCACGACGACCTGCCCCACCTTGGCGGGGCCGGTGGCACCCTTGGGAATCAGGACGTCCTGTCCGTAGCGCTTGTCTTCGGGCGCGACGAGCCACACGCCGCCTTCATGCAGCAGGCGGCCGATGATCGGCTGCTCGGGGCGCTCGACGATTTCGACCACCCGCCCCTCGGGACGTCCGCGCCGATCCTGCCGCACCACGCGCGCCTTGACGCGGTCCTTGTGCAGCACCGCACGCATCTCGTTCGGGGGCAGATAGATGTCGGCTTCGCCGTCGTCGCGCTGCACGAAACCGTGTCCGTCGCGATGCCCTTGAACAGTTCCTTCAAATTCATCCAGCAGACCGCTGGAATGGCCATTATTTTTGATATGATTCTCTCTTTCCTGAAATTCAAAACATAACTGCTTCGGCAGCTATGTGGGCCCAGATGGCGGAATTGGTAGACGCACTAGTTTCAGGTACTAGCGAGTAACATCGTGGAGGTTCGAGTCCTCTTCTGGGCACCACCCCTACCAAGCTGAAACCCCTGTGAATCATCGATTTACAGGGGTTTTTTCTTTTCCCTGGGAACATGAGCGAGGGATGTTCTCCCTCACGGATGCCGATCGCGGCCAAGCCTGGCCGCACCGACGGTTGTGTGCCGCGTTCGCGCGCGGCGTCGTGATCCTGAGGCGGAACATTCTGCGAAGCGCTTGTCGGCGGCACGGATTCGAACAAATGGAACAGGCTTCGTCTCATGAAATGATGCAGCAACCCGCTCCTGGAGAAGCGGCTTTCCACCATTCTGACGCAGTACATCGACGAATGATCGCGCAGAGTCTCGAGAAGCGGAGCAACCGAATCAATAACACCGTGTTGGCAGTAGAGGTGAACCGCACAACCCCACCTGTTGGGCGCGGCATTGGCTCGCCGCGGGGGACCGCCGGCGGATCTGCAGGGGTTGCGACAGCTTTGAAGCCGGGATGCACCTTAACACGCGAAACAATGCACCGGGTCGGCAGCCTGCGAGCATGACCATTTTCCAACGCATCAAGCAATGGGCCTCGCGCATCAAGCGCGATGCCGTCACTCTGTGGTTCGCCTATCGCCATCCGGGCACGCCGTGGTTCGCCAAGCTGCTCGCGGCCTTCGTCGTCGCCTATGCGCTGAGCCCGATCGACCTCATCCCGGATTTCATTCCCGTTCTTGGCTACCTCGACGACGCCTTGCTGCTGCCCGGCCTGATCTGGCTGAACATCCGGCTCATTCCGGCCGATGTACTCGAGGAATGCCGCCAGCGCGCCGACCTGTGGATGAAGGAACAAGGCGCGAAGCCGCGAAGCATTGCCGGCGCCGTGCTCGTCCTGGCGGTCTGGATCGGCCTGGGGGCCGCGCTCTGGGCCTGGTTCGGCACGCAAAAGTAGGCTGGGACCGGCGGCAACAATTCTCGACATTGTGAATTTTACTGTATATTTATACAGTCTTTTCACAAAGGATAACCGCCATGTCGACATCCGAACCCACCACCTCCCCTGCTCGCAACCATGCGCTGGCCGAAGCACTGGCATGGATTTCAAAGTTCGCGCATGCATGGAAGGCCATCGAGCCCGCGCCCCACTCGCTTAGCATCGATGGATTCATCATCTGGGGTCCCGTGCTCTACGAGAAGCACCGCAACGAGGATCCCGTGGAACTCGCGGCGCGGCTGTACGGCCGGTCGGGCGAGTATTCCAGGTACCTGTATCCGGGCCGTCCGCCCAAGACTGGCGATGCGCTTCCGACTTTCGGCCCCAAGGTGTAGCAAAAGTCACACTTTCACATCAAAAACGATTCAAGAAGTAACTTGAGTGTGTACACAAGGTTACGTTTGATTTGAAAATATCCAATTTAGCGGAGACCATTGTGATCACAGCATTTACCTTGTTAGTCGGCATGTTTCTCGGGGCGTTGTTCATGAGCCTCCTGGTCGTTTCTCGCTCGGATGACTGAGAAGAAGAACTGCCGGGCCCTTGCAGCCCTGTCCATGCCCACAGAAAAGCCCGCATCCAGCGGGCTTTTCCTTTTCTTGAACTACGTCAGCAGGTTGGACTTGGGCCTGCGGTTGCTCTCGATCGAATAGATCGCCGGCTTGTCCTGCTCGGTCTTCGTGCCCGCTGCCTCGGCGCTGGGAGCCGGAAGCGGATAGACCTCGCCGGAAAGGCGCTTCACGCGCTCCGCATACATCTTGGCCAGGGCCGCGTGATGCTCCGCCGCAGCCTGGTGCTCGAGTCGCGCCATCTGGGCTTCCTGAAGCAGCGTGGCAGCCCTCTTGAGATGAAGGCTGGATCCGGGTTGAAAGAGCTGGAAGAACATGGGACCTCCTGGAGAACACAAGCCGCCACGTTCAAACCCCAGGCCACACGCGTCTGTAGGCGTACAACTTTTTCGCCTGTCGCTCAGCCCGTGGTTCTCAAGTCGGCGATCGCCGCGCTGCTTTCTCGCTCTCGCCAGGATGGCGACGGTTCAGATCGGCAACGCGATCAGGTCGTGGCCCTCGGCGCCCACGATGTGGGCCCGCGTGAATTCACCCACCTTGAGCGTCTTGCTGATCTTCTCGGGCGGCAGCAGGCGCACGGTGCCGTCGATCTCGGGGGCGTCGGCATAGGTGCGGCCCACGCCGCCCTTGCGGCCCATGCCGGGCGCCGAGTCCACCAGCACCTGCATGGTTGCACCGACGCGCTGTCGCAGCTTGGCGATCGACACCGCTTCGGCCACTTCCATGAAACGGGCGCGGCGGGCTTCACGTTCAGCCGGCGGCAGCATGCCGGGAATGTCGTTAGCGGTGGCTCCTTCGACCGGGCTGTAGGCAAAGCATCCGGCGCGGTCGATCTGCGCTTCGCGGATGAAGTCGAGCAGATGCTCGAACTCCTGTTCGGTTTCGCCAGGGAAGCCCGCGATGAAGGT from Variovorax sp. V93 includes the following:
- a CDS encoding SDR family oxidoreductase, giving the protein MSVENNKGRIAIVTGAGTGIGRAAALALLADGWSVALAGRRLEPLEQVAEESGAGARAFAVPTDVANAESVQALFAATVERFGRVDLLFNNAGVGNPPGPFEDWTPEQWRGVVDINLSGMFFCIQQAFRTMKAQTPRGGRIINNGSISATAPRPNSAAYTATKHAVEGLTKTASLDGRKYDIAVGQIDVGNAMTELAARMAKGVPQANGELAIEPLMDVKIVGQSVLYMANLPLEANVLFHTVMATKMPFVGRG
- a CDS encoding NAD(P)H-hydrate dehydratase — encoded protein: MQRITPATACDLFDIAATRRIEQKAAAALPPHTLMQRAGLAVARLAMALAPHARTIWVACGPGNNGGDGFEAAAQLQHRGFLPIATFAGDEDRLPPDARASLQRARDAGVIFAPEPPASCDLAIDALLGIGSSRPPEKLMADWLRRMHEMAAPVLSVDVPSGLNADTGASSAEPRAADASRRFCLSFLTLKPGLVTAQGRDAAGTVWFDDLGCSSAGEEPVARLAGAPADTPRSHASHKGSYGDVAVIGGASGMAGAALLAGSAALHAGAGRVFVGLLDASAAPVDLAQPELMLRDAKSLDLSGMTAVCGCGGGADIRAVLPRVLATAAALVLDADALNAIAVDGALQAQLASRARRGRPTVITPHPLEAARLLNCTAADIQADRLAAARQLASRYGVVAVLKGSGTVIAEGGGTPPVLNPTGNAKLATAGTGDVLAGMIGAALAARRPPFEAACEAVWHHGRIADTWPAGAPPLTAGALARQAPC
- the rnr gene encoding ribonuclease R, whose amino-acid sequence is MLDEFEGTVQGHRDGHGFVQRDDGEADIYLPPNEMRAVLHKDRVKARVVRQDRRGRPEGRVVEIVERPEQPIIGRLLHEGGVWLVAPEDKRYGQDVLIPKGATGPAKVGQVVVVQLTEPPALFGQPVGRVKEVLGEIDDPGMEIEIAVRKYGVPHEFSEACLAEAKALPEKVRPADKKGRIDLTDVPLVTIDGEDARDFDDAVYCEPAKVGRGKGWRLLVAIADVSAYVQTGSAIDIDAYDRATSVYFPRRVIPMLPEKLSNGLCSLNPEVERLCMVCDMLVAADGEIYAYQFYPAVMFSHARFTYTEVAAILGNTRGPEAAKRKDRVKDLLNLADVYKALLKQRGKRGAVDFETTETQIICDDAGRIEKIVPRTRNEAHRLIEEAMLAANVCSADFIAEGKHPGLFRVHEGPTPEKKEILRGYLKAMGVGLSITDDPRPGEFQAIAEATKERPDAQQIHTMLLRSMQQAIYTPINSGHFGLAYEAYTHFTSPIRRYPDLLVHRVIKAILGKTRYQLPMLPTPGEAHAKLAKRLASRVKAPTTKPQKATVAPTKEVLAWEAAGLHCSANERRADEASRDVEAWLKCKYMREHLGEEYGGVVTAATTFGIFVTLDAMYVEGLVHITELGGEYFKFDEMRQELRGERTGIRYAIGTRVRVQVSRVDLDGRKIDFRLVREGEDLTTRAMKDKGAAPAGVPVKASAKRSSRHKAEAVPEQRVERSAAVAAAGPQSAMQAFKSAVKKAANKMKGRKPRRA
- a CDS encoding YkvA family protein gives rise to the protein MTIFQRIKQWASRIKRDAVTLWFAYRHPGTPWFAKLLAAFVVAYALSPIDLIPDFIPVLGYLDDALLLPGLIWLNIRLIPADVLEECRQRADLWMKEQGAKPRSIAGAVLVLAVWIGLGAALWAWFGTQK
- a CDS encoding amidase, whose product is MNDLHATRLNLLAGGTDACTELERAIGIAQSPACSHVFTRTLFDEARRQAAGSAPQSRLAGLAFTAKDLFDIEGQPTPAGSVVLSHAPAAKADAVAVARLRAAGGVLTGRTNMTEFAFSGVGVNPHHGTPANASDAATPRIPGGSSSGAAVSVASGAAFIGLGSDTGGSIRIPAALNGIVGFKSTARLVPTQGALPLSTTLDTVCAMTRSVRDAVAVHEILAARRVTAGAASLGAYRLAVVKNVFFDGIEPAVARAFEDALRTLRDGGARIEEIELPELAELQAINATGGFSAAESYAWHRLLLERSGAGYDPRVAQRILRGASMKAHEYIDLVHARRDWITRVEAALTPFDAVLSPTVPITAPAIAGVAPGAERDDEFFRINALLLRNPSIVNMLDGCAISLPCHAAGELPVGLMLWHASLHDDAVLAVALQAEKALQKQ
- a CDS encoding D-amino acid dehydrogenase; the protein is MKIAIVGAGIIGVTTAWELVSDGHEVSVFERRGAAAEESSFANAGVVAPGYVTPWAAPGMRAKVLRSLLSPHGAIKLRWPLSPRDLSWMSRWQKACKLETYLANRARMQRLAFYSRTRLHEVTEARELSYERSDGYLVLLRSKREKKLVQPGLEVLRAAGSVFREVDADEARRIEPALSTETALAGAIHLPEDEVANCRQFALLLKWEAEALGAQFHFNCDIAPLSRAAPTSVSLASGSPPLRFDAVVVCAGLASATLLRPLGLRIPLAPVYGHSISAPIRESLNAPRSAVMDERYKVAISRLGQRVRVAGGAEIGGSLSSMNASAVQTLYKVLHDWFPGAATLQSGVQQWKGARPMLPDGPPVLGASGVPGVWLNLGHGSSGWALSCGSARVVADLIGGRDAGVDLEGLGIERLAQ
- the rpsB gene encoding 30S ribosomal protein S2, translated to MSTTMREMLEAGVHFGHQTRFWNPKMAPYIFGHRNKIHIINLEKSLPMFQDAMKYAKQLTANRGTILMVGTKRQAREIVAAEARRAGVPFVDTRWLGGMLTNFKTVKTSIKRLKDMKAQQEAGLESLSKKEQLTFTREIEKLEKDIGGIQDMTALPDAIFVIDVGFHKIAVAEAKKLGIPLIGVVDSNHSPEGIDYVIPGNDDSSKAVTLYARGIADAIIEGRNSATGDVVKAIAEGSDEFVEVEEGASA